Genomic window (Argopecten irradians isolate NY chromosome 2, Ai_NY, whole genome shotgun sequence):
ctgttgtcctttttatagtgctatatcactgaaacttgccgccgaagacaccaagcaacacaccccacccggtcacattatactgacaacgagcgaaccagtcgtccaactccctgtatgctgagcgctaagcaggagcagaaactaccactgttatagactttggtatcAAAAAACTGAAATACAGAAGAAccgaaaataaacaaaacacaatagGAAGCTGGAAAGGCAACAAACTGAATCCAAACATCAGGATTTCAGTTAACTCAACATGAAGAGTTGCATTTTGAAGTTGTTACGCTCAGTTTGTAGGACTATTGGGTCCATAAGTGCAGACTGATCAACAGTGTGACCAAGAAGAGTGTCCTCCTTGCGGGTCCCAAAGAATTTTACTATTATCTCTATTTCTGTCTTGATATATttaaaccaaaatataaattaGAGTAATTTGTTAGAGATAGAATTCATAATCGCAACAAATCAAATATAAGCTTTCactgtaattaaaaaatatcaattcatTTGATTTAGTATGACAACAATACTTTTAAATCGAGAAAAACAccttttcatttcagaatatttattGTAGTATTACGATTgggattgggcaacaggctatgcctatattaGCCCTCTCCCCGGTAGCTACAtgaataacagtacaatacataaAATCCATCAATAGAAATAGCATCTCGTTACCagaaattacaaataatttagGAGAATCTCATAAGCTTAAAATAAAGCATAAGAAATTATTGTCAGAAGAGTATCACaattttttacaatatgttaaaGAGGCTCCACCACCAACAAGGAataaatgaatttcattatttgagcaataattagcatttaatcatgttaatatatatctattgaagtaatttacaatacatttggTGAATGAATGTGTTCCATATAGGGCACAGTGGCATGGACATTTCTCGGgatgtaataaattattttatatttttatttagaagtAGAAAAGAAGTTAAGACTTTCTGTAGAAAACATCAATTCGTTTGCTCATGTATTTGATGGAGAGAAAATAGCATTCGTTGGTGGAAAAgcatatttaataaatgttcACAATATCTTAATGAATAGAATTAAAtgctctcagtgtcaatgacatctcatacaaaacgtctggtatctctaatgtattcatgtacaattttcaatagtttatcatttgaattaaaataatggCGATTATATCCATAGAGGTAAGTGTCGATAGAATGAGGAATGTTGATATCTAGTGCAAGAATAGAATTACACAAGCGAGTTCTTTGATTATTATAGAGAGGgcaataaaggaaaaaatgataGGAATCTTCAATTGGAAAACCACACAGGCAGGCAGGACTGTCGGTTAAATGAGAATTAAATAAATCAGAGTTTAGATTACTAGCGGAATTTCTTAATTGgcacaatgtaatatttgtttgccTCTCGCCAGAATATTTAAATGCTTCCGAACATATTGGAAACATTCCTTTCTTATTGGACGTATGGATGACATAGAGGGAAACGGACAGGACGGAGAGTTCCATTCTGACATTAAAGACGGAAAAAAAGctattattgtatatttgagTTCTGGTGGTTGGAATATTAAACAATCAAGTATGACGAAAAGTATAGGCAGTACTGGTGTTAATGAATGGTTGTAGTCGGTCTTTTATATGGTTGGGACAGTTATTGTTGAAGATAttataaaaagtgatattttgatGAAGATGTCTTCTCTTAATGAGAGGTACAATACCAATttcattatgtaatatattatgaCTAGTCCCCTTTCTTAAACCTGTAATTATACGTATTGCTTCAAGCTGGATTGACTCCAAGAGGTCACATTCTGTTTGGGAACAATTTGACCACACGATACTAGCATATTCAAGAATTGGTCGGATAAAAGAAGTATATACAGTTGTTAAAGACTTTctatctattttgtattttaacattctgagtatatttatcttttcatatgctttttcataaatgaaattGACATGATTCGACCAATTAGCCATAGAATTACAGAAGATACCAAGATGTTTGTGGTTAGTTACATTCACTATTGTACGGTTATTAAAGACTAGGTCAGGATGTAAAGCCTGGGAGTCAGTCCGCCTTGAAAATAGAAGAGCTACTGTTTTATCTGGATTAAAAGCAATTCCCCAAGCGTTTGCCCACAAAGTGATTTTTCTAAGATCAGAATTTAAGATATTTGCAGATTCATGTCCGTCTCCCTCTATAAGTGTATATAATGTttgtgtcatcagcaaatagtTTTACGTTAGAATTTAAATTTTCactaatatcatttatgtataaaagAAAGAGATAGGGACCTTACACTGAACCTTGTGGTACACCTGCCTGAATGGTTTTCCAAGAAGATCTGAATCCATCAACGACCACTCTCTGCATCCTATTACATAAGTACGATGAAAACCACTTAATCATGTTTCCGCTAAtacctttttttaaatttatatataagacCATCATGCCAAACGCGGTCAAATGCTTTACTAATATCACAGAAGACCATTCTTACTTCTTTACCCTTATCCATATGTTTAAcaattgtatcatatatattcaataattgaAAAGTAGTTGAATCTTTAGGTAAAAACCCAgattgatttttggaaataatattattctctgaaagaaaattaaacatgtatttgaaaacaaTCTTTTCTAGtattttactaaaaatagagGTTACAGAGATTGGTCGAAAATTTGATGGATCAGATCGTAGACCTTTGCCTTTATAAATTGGAGTGACATTGGAATGTTTTCATACATTTGGAAGAGTACCGGTAGAAATAGACTTGTTAAATATGATGTGTAGTGGTTTAATTAGCGAATTAgatacatttttaataaatttggGGGGAATAGTATCCGGGCCAGCTGGTTTATTAATGTTGAGGAGATGTAACTGGTCTTTAATATCTTGTTTAGTGATATTAATATTAGAGAAGAGATGTTGAGGTTGGGGACAGTTAGGGGGTTAATCATCAGCATTCTTATTGGAGACAGATATAGAAGTAAAATAGTCGTTAAAAGATTCAGCTTTATCAATAGTATGCAATTTTAACTCCCCATTTATGACCAATGGGGCATCAGTTTCATTTTTTGATTTTAGATTCATAACTGATTTGGCGATACGCCACCATTTACCAGAAGGGATAGACTTATCAACTAAGGATGATTGGAGTTTACAAAGGTACAAAACACCTTGTCGTAAGCTCCTAATTCTGAAACTGTTTTTGGAAGATTTTGGGGATTTAGGAAACCAAAAGCTGTCAACACTAGATCTCCAGTACAGAAAGCATCCTCTACTTCCTGAACGAAACTGTAGATTAATGGGATTCCTAAACAGATTAAAAGGGAAACAATAGATCATGAAGAAGACTATTGTTTACCCTCAAGACATATATAACTGACTCTGTTACACCAGGTGTTTAATATGTTAAATAGTGACAATTTATTGCTCTTGATATTACATCAACATATTCTTCTGCTGAATCAATATACATGaacatacataatgtaacaatatatatatatttatggcTTCTAAGTTGATGATCATTACCAGTTTCCCTTAGAAAATTTTCTGTGGTGATTCCTGTCTCGCGTCTCATTCTGCGGCGCAAATATGCTCTGTCATCGATTTCCTGAAATATCTGTGAGCACTTTGAAAATTCTGTCTGACTCTTTTCCAAATTACTCATGTCATACTCCTGATAAGAAGAAATGAGATCATGGAGTTGTTGTTTGGTGTTTTCAACATGCTGTGGCAAGGAGGTGGagttaatgttttcattttgtagaTACAATGATAGAACATTCACAGGTTTCAGAATATCGCATAGCAACAGGATGGTCGCCACAACCTTCTTCTTTGTTACTGCCAGGCGAGTTTAATTAGCGAATTAgatacatttttaataaatttggGGGGAATAGTATCCGGGCCAGCTGTTTATTAATGTTGGTTTATTAATGTTGAGGAGATGTAACTGGTCTTTAATATCTTGTTTAGTGATATTAATATTAGAGAAGAGATGTTGAGGTTGGGGACAGTTAGGGGGTTAATCATCAGCATTCTTATTGGAGACAGATATAGAAGTAAAATAGTCGTTAAAAGATTCAGCTTTATCAATAGTATGCAATTTTAACTCCCCATTTATGACCAATGGGGCATCAGTTTCATTTTTTGATTTTAGATTCATAACTGATTTGGCGATACGCCACCATTTACCAGAAGGGATAGACTTATCAACTAAAGATGATTGGAGTTTACAAAGGTACAAAACACCTTGTCGTAAGCTCCTAATTCTGAAACTGTTTTTGGAAGATTTTGGGGATTTAGGAAACCAAAAGCTGTCAACGCTAGATCTCCAGTACAGAAAGCATCCTCTACTTCCTGAACGAAACTGTAGATTAATGGGATTCCTAAACAGATTAAAAGGGAAACAATAGATCATGAAGAAGACTATTGTTTACCCTCAAGACATATATAACTGACTCTGTTACACCAGGTGTTTAATATGTTAAATAGTGACAATTTATTGCTCTTGATATTACATCAACATATTCTTCTGCTGAATCAATATACATGaacatacataatgtaacaatatatatatatttatggcTTCTAAGTTGATGATCATTACCAGTTTCCCTTAGAAAATTTTCTGTGGTGATTCCTGTCTCGCGTCTCATTCTGCGGCGCAAATATGCTCTGTCATCGATTTCCTGAAATATCTGTGAGCACTTTGAAAATTCTGTCTGACTCTTTTCCAAATTACTCATGTCATACTCCTGATAAGAAGAAATGAGATCATGGAGTTGTTGTTTGGTGTTTTCAACATGCTGTGGCAAGGAGGTGGagttaatgttttcattttgtagaTACAATGATAGAACATTCACAGGTTTCAGGATATCGCATAGCAACAGGATGGTCGCCACAACCTTCTTCTTTGTTACTGCCAGGCGAGTTCCCATGACCTCAGGCTCCTTCTTCTGGGCGTAGATTTCATCTATGGTGTCCAATATACATGTGCACCTGAGAAAAGCAAGACAACGGTATTATTGTTTAATTATCTAAAGTGATTTTAGTAATGTGAAAAGCAATTGATTCTGCTTGAATGTCACCATAACTCATCAGTCATGAATTAATCAATATGTTaaataatcttaaaaaaaaatccaactGAGCTGTTCTCAAAAATCACTCAAAGTCAAGAATCACTCACTGTTTCTGCAATCAAATTGTAACATGATGCAAGAGTGGTACATGGTATTGTATCCATCAAAACCCATGAACCTTATTTTGGTGACATCGATATTCTTTGTTAATAGGAACCTTCGAATTGCATTCATGATTGCTTCTGCAGTTGATACAGTGTGATCAAACTGAATTTGCTGTGATGCGCTGTATCTGTACTTTCATCTGCAGATCTTCCAATATCTGTCTCTCCAAAAGATTAGAAATACAGTTTATCATCTCAGTGACACTACCTGATGAAACATATCTGAACTGCGACGTCTGTGAATCAATTTGACACCGGTACTGTTGTAGATCTTTCACACCCAGTCCAGCAACAAACTTCACTACTTTGGCagtctgccctgcaggtagggcgttcgattgtaaaaggcgacttaatttaggatcttatcttttctcttcttcctaactgattttatctttcctaatgcctcccttggcaccgtctcacttttggccttgagttaagcgttcgccactgtgaggaatgctctggattctgtcccctgaccgagacacaccagagtctataaaagtggtagtttctgctcctgcttggcgctcagcattcatggagtgggacgactggttcgccctttatcagtataatgtgaccgagtggagtgtgttgcttggtgtcttcggcagcatgcttcagtgatatagtactataaaaggACAAAAGTTGTgacgacacaacacgaatatatcacaATATCCCAAACCATGTACCTCACACACGCAAGACAACACTTACTTTAACTGTTAACAGGACATCAAtataatcaatatacatttttcgTTATGTATTTTTGATAGGTTTCCTTTGATGTGGCTAGGATTGAATGGTCCGGTAATTGCAgtttttggattaaaaaaaaattaacatttatattttatatactataCTTGATTGGGAAAAGTTTAATGACTGAATATTTCTTGACATAGTCACAAACCTCATATTGGTGATTTTCAATGCACATCTGAATTGTTCACTGTGTGTATTATCTACCATAGATTCTTGTGTGTCGTGTCTAGCTGTTTAGCTTTATAAACACGAACTCGTCATTATAgcacatacaaataaaatgtttattcaaGCTTCTAATGATACACTAAGTACATGATAAAATTCTATAGCATTGTTTGAATTCAGTAATAAACTACGCATGTTATTTATCTTTTCACTGTGCAAGGTTTTGTCCAAAGGTGTTCAAGGGGAGATCATTCTCATATAGTTCGAGATATGAATACATGCTGCGCGTATGTCAGATGTGTCAGATGCCGAGAGTGAGACACGCCTTTatcaaactgtaaataaaattCTTAATATTCCTATCCACCTGAAGGGACGCATTAGTGCAAATGTATTATTCCGTGTAATAATATATTCAACAGATGTCTGGCAACATTTCAAGTCGGTTGAATGGCTATTAAATAAGTTCCATGAATTGCGTCATCCACATGTCTTGATTGAAATACTATCATACAAATCCGGATTATTTTCATAggtttttttgtactttttattCGGAAAGAATTTCATCCGACCTATCATAAACGattatatcatttttgaaaaGGCAAGCAATACTTCAGTTGACCAAAGCTTCGCTAAACAGTAATTATATACTTCAAAATATGTCTTGTATCCACTCATTATCTGTGAACCACACTTTAATTTCGTATAGTGTTGCTTCGACTCCCAATATGGTTGCATTTTAatagtttaatttgttttgatcCTTTTATCTTGCAGACGAATTTCTAGTCCGCTTAACCTGCCGATAttattaggatttttttttttaaaattgttttgtcCAATatgtcagctcgcggtacctcttaaaactttgaaatacaGATAGGcgcagatttggcctacgctacgtcagcggtatatttctgatatatcgtccatgcaatgccgggaaaacgtacacatacctattAATttggatcttatgtactccactgccccatgttacatcccatttgtgaaatgaaataactctgcacaatgaaatacttccgagaccattctatttcacacatttgtaatggccgccgtatacacatttagtagagcaaacggcagctaCTCATCGTCGACtccggttttattttaaaaacatgtaacATCTGAATATTTATAATCTAAAGTGTCATCAACCAATACTAACGATGTATTTGtaagattttgtttatttgtttaaattaacgtcctattagcagccaTATTCAtacaaggacggcctcccgtgtatgttgtgtgttgcgtgtatgaaatGAGGGTGTGTAAAAACTTACCATACGAATTTAGATCTAAATTTTTGTCATTTCaagatattaattatatttgcaGCAAGGCTGTGTGGGATATGCTTGTGCAGTGTCTTCGATGGCAtgattcagtgagatagcatTATAAAATAGTTCCACTTTTGCAAGAAGacatataccgcagtcttcaaGAACATATAGACAGTCACACAACGCTACACAATTCACATAGTCCGTCCTTAGAAGAATATGGCTATTAATAGGTCGTTATACCTACTGCTCCAAACATAGGTGTCTTGTTATATCTCTCttaaacattaataaaacatataacagaCACAGcctattttgtttatttatttgattagtcaacgtcatattaacagccagggtcttgTAAGCATTGGTATGATCGCGTTGTCTTtttttgtatagtgaaactgttgtcctttttataatgcctgtgagaagaaaaagaaagttagttaggaagaatgAGAAAAGACATTGTCCTGAATATTAAAAAAcatgtgttggtgttgtttgtttttctctaaaaatattttattcattaaatcATGTATATGTTGTTTGCTGTCCGTCTCGAAAGGGAAACGATTAATTCAATTTCTTAAAATAGAAGTTATAGAAGTTCAACATTTTATTAACTCTTTGAATATTTGTCTCAAttgatacatatacattgtatcataaaaattccaaatttgctgaaaattatccatacaaattaaattcaccATAAGAGACAActcttaaaataaaacatcggaactcctcggatatgataaatgtcaaaatatggaagaaaaaacattttcttcGCCGTTGAAAATACGTAATTACGCCCTAAGTACGAagtgcataggaaataaacagaaaatgaaTCTTTTATATTAAGAAATTGAATTAATCTTTTCTCTTTCGAAACGGATAGCACACAGCATCGATGGGCTGACTCTTGTCAATGGGCAGTGTTCTTGGTGGCAACCAGTTATGAAAGTAGTCTAGGATGTTCTTATCCTTGGTCAATGTGTGACAGGTTTTTCATATACGATAGTTACATCAAAAGTGTTCCGAgtgatttaaaattttaaagcaGATGGGAGACAACTCCGTTTCACACATTacaatattcaatttttttttttttttttttgctttaacTATTTTAGTAGGGATAAGTTGAGTATCCACTATCATTTATGACAACGTACAAGTATTGAAATTAACAATAAGGGGAGCTAACTCTCATACAATGTTActaatgaaaagaaaacatgaatGAAACAAATTTTAGATAACAATTCTAGTAGAAGTTATCGGCATTTTGAAACTATTATTTCCGAATtcttacttttgtttatatgttcaaGCAATGCATTTCTTTATAATAGAAACGCTGGCAAAGGAGAAGTTGTTATGTTTCTAATATTCCATGTAACCCATCTGATTGTAATTATGACTGTTGGAAATTGCTCTTCATCAATATTCCATGTCATGTCCCCGTGTCAAAACTTCCATTAATGAATTGATTATCATGGTTTCTGTTAAACAATTGTAATGCTAATGTGCAGTTAAAATAAGTAATTAAAAGTCTCGGTTCCGATTGTATTTGTAATCGACGTGTTTGATATACTTTTTGTCTGTTGAAATGAAGTAATGcgtttccatattatttccatgTACCTGTATAACCATACACTTTTGTTTACGGGTCAGATGTGTTAATCTCCGCTGCAGAGATTACATGGCTAAATTATGCCATTTCACCTGTGTCACGACTTATCGGACATCTATCCGACAGTTTTGCTATCTGCTGATCGATATCTGCATTGTCTAAGGTAACATTACCTGTGTGATTATGGGTGACGGTTCTATAATTAAAGCATACCTGTTGACGGATTCATTACACTGATTAAGAATGGGCCAATGAGCATTGTATTGTTTACATGACGTTAACATAGATCTACGACTGGAATCACCAAATAATTGACAGGAAACAATACACATATCTACCAGTAAatgacaaacaaaacaaaaactaaacCGCCTATACTATGGTCTTCCTTTATAAAATAATCATACCATACATCGATCACTGTCAAATTACACCAAATGTGGAATGTGGAACTTGTGGAAGGACTGATTTCGGCACATTGATCCCACATAAAACCTGCAAATAAACACTACCTACATACACGCAGATATAACAGATAATGGCGAAATGTACCAAAGAAGGGAAGTCGTCTGTAAATATGTAATGTTAGTTAACAAAGACGTGAAGGAATAGCGActtgtatattatgtattatactgtgtattatagttttgtaaaacatttaacTGGAAAAACTTGGCTTTAATAATAACATGTATACGCTGCTCATTCGTCTACatgcaaacatacatgtaccaatagTATAATCCGTGCACATTGTACAATCGACTTGTCTTTTTACGCTTTCGTTTTTACCCTTATGACCAAGGATGTTAATGAAGATCAATAACTACAAATTCCAACAACAACCCCAATGTTATATCCACAATGCCAGACTATCTTGTCAttgttacaaatatatacagaagTCAAATGGATAAGTACAGTACGTATACAATGCACTCCGACTGGTTGACATAAATAAAGGCCTGAAATAGGACACTTGGTACGTGCTTAGCTTACGTAATGTTAGTAGAGATTATATGTTATTTTCGGTTCATGCCACAACCTGGCTGTATATGATAAACTGTTTTAACGAGGCAGGTTTGGAATAGCCAACCTACCCTACACGATAATACTATTTATACTCTTTATACACATGGAATGGATCCGATTTGGTGTCCCGAGTAAACATGTAGagaaatacaggtaaacaaagCTATATCTCATTCGCATAACACAAACACGCGTTTTCAAGAGGAGGTCATCCATTAACATCAATGGCTGTTGATAGTTTAATTCACGTTATAGATTGATACGTGTGACATGGAGAATTCCCAACCACTTAGTGTATATCTGtctatacattatattaatatcatagatgaaaaaatatttaaaatgccTCACCACATAATGATATTGCCTGcagataaataattttgtaattgatattctataaaaaaaaacatctatcAGTGAATATACCTGTACTTGAGATTCTTTGATATCGGTTTATCTTTAACATATACGtaaaaacatgttgattatGTTGATAGTCCTATTAACTGCGACCTAATGAGAATTCAAAAACTGTACATTGTGTACTACAAGACTCttttatatgtggatatgaaggatagggatattctacccgtgGGTCACacaatgttgtaaaacccgaggcttgccgaggtttttacaacattttgtgaccccgagggtagaatatccctatccttcatgtccacgtatgaaagagtatttttctctcatacctcaacgttttattgcaattttactacgatgattttccgccattttgaaataaactcGACtacaagtcaattctccatacaagTCAATTGCATATTTTCCACCCAATTCctgttgttttgtatattttaagtAAATCCgacctagtttctgaaaaaaatgttaaaactgtatCTAAAAATAATAGTTTTGTTGACtctgtgacgtcatgaggctttattggtagccatgcaatacagcctcagacgacacgagtgtattgccctcgaccagccagtattacacgtgtaggtataaaAGGAGAAAAACAGTACAATATGTACTTTGATAGTATTTACTATATGGCCTTCAGTATATGAAATATGGTGAATTGGTTATACTTTACAAAAATTAAGTTTTGCGTGTACAAAGCTAGGTGTGAGTTACAATCTTATTACGGGTTCTAGTTATTAGATTAATGTTTTTATCACATATGTCGTTccagaaatacaaataatattcaTGATTTTAGCGTTTTAGTTTATCTGACAGCATGCCACATGATATATTCACGTGCTGGAATGGTTAATTTAACTTTCATTACACCCCAATCACCATTTAACACAACAAAGTGGTTCAAAGTACTTACTTTAGggatttccaaatattttaaatacgcgttttgttatttatttcgtTTTCTCAATAGATCAGTAACACTAATGACTTCTTTTTGTGTTGTAAGGACGTAAACATAACTAACACGCaatggcatatatatatatatatatatatatatagtaactttATTATTGCAGTTAATACAATTGTGTACGTTTGTGAAGGTTAACTATAATTTACTaggtaaaaatatacattattgtgtAATAATCTGTACTTAAAAGGCCGAAGTTACCAACTATCTAACTCAATTCCACTCCAATACTGTAAATGTCATGCAAGTTTCCtgtcattgttttttttattcgcATGTATTAGGTTTAAAATGTGATCGCGGATACAGCAATCCATCATTATGGCAGACATTTTAGATTAAGTTTTGCTGAATGATTGATTTAAGCAAAAAAataaggttttactgtacagtagtataattaaatcaattcagAGTTTCTGCCGTATACTTAACCACGAGTTTCAATGTGTTTAAGCTCCTGGTGTGactatatacaataatgtaatgtGATCGTTACACAAAAAAGTTACTCAATGTattaatttacaatatattttatgaaacagcTGGGGAATTGCGTGCTTAAGATATCTTTATTGATTCCTGTTGTGATCCTTGTAGAAATATTCATGATATTCGTTAAAAGTTTTTTGTTTAATGGCCTGGAATATGCCAATTGAATACATTTTTGCCATGAAAGACATGTAACgatatttttttaagatttattaAAGACGTATGACCAATATCATGTAAAACAGTTaacattaaagaaaaataaaagtatGCTTCAGATACTTCGGACgaaatatcaatttatcaacAACATTTAAGATTACATAAAGAATAATGCATTTCTGAAAGCTTACAAAAATGCTATCAAATAACCATGTTTGCACTCTTTGTTGCGGCATTTTATGTAACGTCATTAAAAGCTTTATGTGCCATAATTACcatactcatgaatcaagaGATGGTTTAATGTCATTCATCACCAATAATACCAAAGTTCTTAGAATAACACTACTTACAACGGATGGATTTCAATATACAAAGTCATATATGAGTCTAAATTGAACTTTGGCAGAACTTGCAAAATTCATGATATTAACGTCTACAGCGCAGTAAAAAGAGTGCACACGGCCAGACTAAAACGCCAACTAGTGGGTCTACTATTTCatttatcattgttatagtgatatattagtaattattataaaaagacttacatgcatatgtatatgttttcatgtatacgcgtatgcatgtatacataaagcataaaaatacaaatattacgTCTGTGCATAACGTCTGTGCTATTCCAaaagcatcatacatgtttatccATGCACTTAAATGATTTGCACAGCTTAATTTATCACAACTTATGatcttcaatagattactgaagaaaataatATTAGACCGG
Coding sequences:
- the LOC138316561 gene encoding uncharacterized protein, with the translated sequence MRCTCILDTIDEIYAQKKEPEVMGTRLAVTKKKVVATILLLCDILKPVNVLSLYLQNENINSTSLPQHVENTKQQLHDLISSYQEYDMSNLEKSQTEFSKCSQIFQEIDDRAYLRRRMRRETGITTENFLRETGIPLIYSFVQEVEDAFCTGDLALTAFGFLNPQNLPKTVSELGAYDKVFCTFHVENTKQQLHDLISSYQEYDMSNLEKSQTEFSKCSQIFQEIDDRAYLRRRMRRETGITTENFLRETGIPLIYSFVQEVEDAFCTGDLVLTAFGFLNPQNLPKTVSELGAYDKVFCTFVNSNHP